The genomic segment ccgaatgggaaaagggacttttgttTTGGTCCacgcagttaaacaagttgagaaaatacaccagggCCAACCTGTTCAGACTAGAGGgccatttaatttgctagaaacaGTCCTGAAAGGAACTGCTGccccagaaggaattgcacagaaacccaccctcagaaaatggtatgcctacctgatgggagtagcagatgaaatgcaactGACTGAAGgacacagaaacatttccaaattagAAATGCCTATAAACACTGACCCACTAGCACTAAAACAGCCATTTCAACCTTCACGGATTCTAAATGCACCTCCCCTCACTGACAAAACACCAAccaaaggcatttggtttaccgATGCCTCAGCAAATAGGGTAAATATCAAATGGCAGTATAAAGCCGCCGCATTAGGAATTACCACgggcaaacaagtaatagaagaagGTGAGggagtgcacaagtaggagaatgAAGGGCAGtagttctagcagcacaaaatggagcaaaagttATCTATGTCGACTCCTAtgccgtgtgggcaggtgccacacaATGGCTTTGTCAGTGGGAAGCTCTAAATCAGGAGGTCAATCGATCCCCAGCTTGGAGAGCTGAAGACTGGCAATGACTATTAGCTATTGCTAGACAAGCACCCTTTAAACTAGCATGGGTAGAAGGCCATGTAaccaatgaccaaccagccacaaaacgGAACCAACAAGTAGATGAATTAGCCAGAATGAGGGGAATAAAAGcaggagatacaccagatcccGAGTGGTACCGACTGggggaatggttacatcaaaaatGAGGCCACACAGGctgagaagcactttattttgcagcccaaagccgaggttggcctctaaacaggaaaatgtaaaaccaTGCTTACAGAATGCCTCCAGTGTCAACTGAaattgcaaacagatcaccctgctaaaACACGACCCCTACACCTTATGAGGGaaaacatggcaaattgattacattggaCCCTTTAAGCCCTCCTCACGATATAGATACATCCTCACAGGAATAGAGGTCGTTGCAGGCCTAATCATGGCAACTAAATGTCGGAAGGCTAATGCTCAGAGCACCAGTAAGGGATTATCCTCTTGGTTTTCAGGCCTGCCAACACCCAATGTCATCCAAAGTGACAATAGCTCACATCTTTCCAACAAGGAAGTGCAAGAATGGGCAAAACAGGAAGCAAATTCAGTGGGTATTCCATACCCCCTACTATCCTCAATcgaatgggatggtagaaagagctactGGCTTATTGAAAAAGAGCCTTAAGCCACACAAGGCCCAGTGGGATACTTGACTTTCCAAAGTACTTCATCAATTGAAGAATCGGTATGGgcccactgggagccctggaaGCCAAGCATTCTTGACAAAAACTAGACCTGATGCTCCacctcctgatgaaagaaaacatccaatagcattacagccaggacaaccTCTCATGGCAAATTTACCACAAATTGGAACTGTACCTGACTCTTAACTAAACCttgtggcccacttgcctgggaagctactgacagcagtggtgcaaaacacacaATTAGTGCACGGtggatttttcccttctttccaatGGGGTAACCTGTCTGGAAAACCCCACCGAGACCACTTTATTCTACCCTTTTATCTTGCAGTCTCCTCCAAGATGAAAAGAAGATACATTGTCCTGCTGCTGTCAAAGATTTCAAGAATACTTGCTTCCCCACAGAtgcccacctgtctcaacttaattgtcaaTCAAGACAGCAGCCACAATTGTGTCAACACAGATAAGCCACCTGCCTTGTTACTCACAGACAGCAGATTCAACCTGACTTGTAAAACACAACCACCTGTTAGTGAGGTGGTGTAAAACACAACCACCTATTTCTGTTACGATTATTTACAGCAACTCTTACACGCCATCTAGAAAATGCTGTAACATAAAGTCATTGCTCAATACACGACACGCTGAAGGAACATTATGATGTTAAAATAGCATGCAGATGGAATGCTCTGAAGGGACGCAATGTAATATTAGGAACAATAGCTCTCACAATCACTAAACCTATCACAATGATGTCAGTGCCTCCTCTGAATACTCCCCTAGTTTTACTAAGGAGCCTTACTGAGACAACACCAGAGTGGCCATGGTCTCAAGCTCATGCTAAGTCTAATGGCGCTATGGGAACACTCCCTAGGAAGGGAAATTTAAatctttccaccgtggtcatgcgTGGAACTGAAGtatacttagaaaatgaatggagctggGACAGAAATGAGACGGATGTTAATACAATTCCCCGACTTTGGAGAACGGTAGcgacagaaattaaaataggatgccggatgatcaatgggtctacccatgaaaAGGCAACTCAGATTTCTGTATATAACATTACATCAAATGcaataacaaaaaatagaaaactttctgcctctgaaagatTGGACTGTTGGTACCATTTTACCTTAACACAACCTGGTTCCGTAATCTGCGTCTGGGCTCGCAGGAACACAGGACtgtcatttaaattcaaaatacacattattgagcctagcacaacaacAGCAACTCCTCCCTTAACATCCGCCCCGACTGTAAAGGACAAGAAAACTCTATCCCCACAAATTTCTGCTCTATCcccacaaagttttaaaattgggCCTTATGCCATCAAACATACAGgccagcaacaagtgctgtttaatccatcatggtcccTCAAACGAGTGGCACTATCAACGCAGATCAgcatctctgcaattaaacctacttGCTCACCATTCCTAAGTGTGCCCTATGCAGGACGGTTAGCGTGGTTGCATGGACGAGCCCTCACCTCTCCAAAACGATCAAGAAGAGATGTGACTGGTACTTTAGAAACTGGATTAGGAGTATTAAACAGCATGGACGCTGAAgctttagcaaacaaaataagctcAGCAACAAGTAATTTGCACAAATTAGAACGTTCATTGCGATCTTCTCTATCGGCactgggaactaaccaatggctcttatctgatctGTTACCTCAATGGGAAAGAATTAACGAAGAAGACCACCAACTAATTGTGAACACGCTAGGTGCAGCCCAAATTAATGTCTCTCTCGCTCTTAGTTGTATTCAAGCTCAATTGTGGGTGCAATCTACTGTGGCAGCAAttgtaagagaaggtgaagagggcaccttacccactgaaattcaaaaagtaatctGGGACAACGTAACTGAATTTGAAAAGAGATTCCAATCCTGGTGCTGTCTAGTCAATTTTACCTATGACCGTTCTGACACtgaagccacagcttttgttctgacaatacgcaatgcttcggtatacaccatatacccaatcattgcacTGGGATTAAATCGCAGTGGGACTGTCCTCTGCCCGTTAGAACATAGGGTatggaacaaatggcaaactattgatgttGATGCGTGCGTTGCATGGGAACACCAGGGATTTATTTGTGACAGGAATACCATTAAGGCCCAAGGCATTTGTCTTGACACAGAACAACGTGGTTGTCCttttgaaatacatcctaatgaaacccctgaaactgtacttgtatatgtTGGAAACGGacgtgtttgtatgagaaccctttgtgattctatAGACAATACCACTGTAGATATATACAATCACTCAAATATTggtatttgtaattttaccaaaattatgggatgcgaTTGCAACTCTTCGGCTCCTGTCACAACCCACCAACTGCTACAATCTTACTATACACTGTATCAAGAGTTATTGCCTCCCCCTACTGCAATGAATCTCATATTGGGGAGAAAACTCTTGCAACATGACGACCTGAATCAATTGCTAAAACGAATTCGAAACAATGGACAAAGAACCCTGACTACCatccatcatgatgcagaagagagaaaccctgtcctagaaagagtgaagaaagatggagagccTCACTGCTGGGAAACTCTTTTTGGATGGTCCCCAACAGCAACTGGAAGtttgaatttgatgctgcatccTATTGTAGTTCTGCtagttttaaccttattatgtttattgcttatcATCGTTCTGTATCTCAAAGTTTGgcaaacaatgaaacaaattacatccaCCCAGCATGTAAAacgcatacaatcaattgattctgtgtGTGAAATGCTATATAACTAACATTAATTCGGACACTTATCTAAACAGCTTATCAactaattggactcttaccactgatctgcagtACGCCACTGCAATACACCTATGTCATAAATACTGCAATATTAATGacatagaggcaagaggtgaccgtactaCCACTGCAAGAGTCGATAAAGTGGATTGACCatagtcacagggtggagtgtgacggatgcacttgacctctgtgacagtgtgcttcccccacccctgacctttatctcctgcaaccctgcttaggtgataatcaccagtggtgattgtaatggatgcatctggtcacgatggctgcatcggctcaaagtggattcaggagacagataacaacacaatagcctagggctattctgcaatgcacccaccgaagaaactaaaatctgtggtcagtatgcaaatatgactatgagtcaatcatcttatcccccataaataacgagcagcccaagagccctttgagctctcctgcacggcagcgggctgcacgccacaatctccccttgagccgggacgcctctcaaggttactcctcgaggtcgagagattccttgccgcaacaaatcctcggtaagtgactaatagcatgctaaactttgaaatcttagctaagtgatataaaggattgattgcacacatataatcctttagatataaaccgttgaccaagtctgggactaggactggatctagccgcacctagactcctctctgagaaggagtttagaaagcaaggggatctttttccgaacctcatgactcaacgggagggtctccctcacagttttgtctgaccctgtcctctaggcagtaaataatcaagtgtacctcgccatcgaatctggttaaaacactgtcgcgttgaactttgttaactccctattctgtatcaataaactatatttttccttctctcttacgagtgaagtgcaccctcccTCCATCCGCGACAAACTGGCATagttggcaggatggcaagtagtatcactgattatttacggaggcatggagtgaatccgagtcccaaattctcagcagaatggactcgtgacaattggcataattgggaagccgtTGAAGAACtcctaaaagtaactagaggccacacaaaagatggaaaagggaaaggaattatctgcaagatgctaggtgcctgtttagaagctgcacatcaggaaagagacaacagaaataaaaaggagcaggacctagagaaagaaacagaaggtagaaaggcaactgagttgttactatctttaaaaattgaacaactgcagaaacagttacaggaggaaaaggaaaaaagacaaaaggtgggagaaaaggtcgagatgatgcttctacagcctccccgcccccccgacATCAtacagattaggaaactaatagtatcccctgaagactgggatggagacttcTGGGGTGATCCCGATGATAGCGAGCCAGAAGACGACAaccctttgttccccacaaatcctcctgagtatgaagcccgacccattgttaaaacagaaagaactgtgggtcctcggggtgctcatccgcgacatactacacgaaccatcccctgggatccgttgcaattgataaatttgcaagagagatacagcagaaaaccaggtgaaactgaaacggaatacttgtggcgagtatgcctcagtggcggtgaccgaataatgttgagtgaggatgCAGCAAGCGACTATTGGGGTTCGTGAGTTTTCtcaaatttaggacccgacctgacaaatacaccccattctatcaccagtcgagtagcttattgggctggaggaacaGACAGCATGGAGCGAgttgaaccctccataattcctattaaatctttaagtgagctctctacagccgtcacaaaagccgcctgtatacaagccatgcacaaaggagggtcccatgatgtcccactgtctgctacagtagatttcgcaatgttaaaaccactgattagaggagccccggcaattcttaaatcccatttagttgcaaaacgagatgagatcaagaaagacacagaacacaatgagggactaggtgataacgctcaaaatgcccacaagcagctccctacctgggcagaattgatgcacggcattgttcACTACAGCCGGGAAACGGGCTGGGaggatgcaccagctgaaaaacaaaacctgaagccccggggaggagagcacaaagtaagacccataaacCGGGGAACGGAAAggagatcgaagggaaacaaacttaaaaatccgcaaacagaatctcgagaatagaagaatgaattgtggaggaatgcattagctttaggcattcccagagctgcgattcaaggtcagcctactggcattattttgagtctaattgaagcattccaaAAAAGAgataatggtgaaaggaaggagcgtatttcaactcctcctgcgccagaccccagaaggggaggCAACCCCTTCCTCCCGCTTAGGGAGGAATtgcaggacatgaagtcaaaaaacgagtagtgtccggaaggcaattgggcctgcctgtctgaaaagtggaggcttatcagtggataagtggTAACGGCCCATACGTTTtcattccagttggtcctcaaagacaattggtaaagtttttaatagatacgggagcacaaatttcactattaacacaacaagacaCCGAGAAGCTGGGCGTACGACtcagacggcaaagagttaaaattaccggcgtgaacggagcGAGTGTGCAGTGCCAAAccgccaaggtcaatttatggctcccgggcgagaagcgcatgtcgagtactcgctttgcaattaaagatcaccatgaaaatattttaggtttcaatgttttaaacagacgaacctggcgcctgccaaatggcagcgtgtggtccttcggcttgaacatcgatcccaaccccagcagaaatcgggaggctgcagtgcgggcactgcgcgcagcccctgcactTCCAGAGTCAAAAATCACTAACGTACagcaatatcccatttctgctgcggcacgattATCTCCAgagacaaattatctccagaacacactccccatataactcacctgtctgccCGTCCgcaaaccagacgggaggtggtgtttaacagtcgattatcggcgcctgaacgccaatacagccccgctcacagctgctgtgccaaacattgccaacttaacagccactttgcaagcagctgcacagccatggatggcagcgctagatgtaaaggatatgttctgtacggttcccttaaaggaggaggataaagagaagtttgctttcacttgggagggaatacaatacacctttaacagactcccacaggggtacaaacattcacccacgattactcatgctgcgcttgctgaacttttacagacagtctcactcccccaagaagtgaaactgtaccactatatagatgatattctgatggGAGGagcttcccctgaaaaggttgggaaAGCGGCAGCAGCAGTAGGGCAAGcactacataaagcagaaattgagattccacccggaaaatgtcagggaccaagtaaagaagtagaATTTTGAGGTACTTGggggatagcaggcagtgcagtgattcctccacataccttaagaaaaactgaagagctgcaaatgccccaatcaaggaaggagttacaacaattaatgggagctttaggatattggaggaaacatgtgcctggattttctatcatttctcgtcccttatactcactcttacgaaaaggcaaaccctgggagtggaaattagaacataaagaggcagtcaaaactctaactgaagagttaaaaacatatcagtcactgggaccagtacagcCCCGCGACCCTATTttagccgaatggggtttcgctGAACacgctacttactgtaacctgttccaaactgggcccgatgggccaaaaagacctttttGTTTAGCTGAACCGCATTTAAAGcaacagaacaacgatactctgaatgggaaaagggacttttatctttagtccgagcagttaaacaagttgagaaaatacatcagggacaacctgtgcaaactagaggaccatttaatttactagaagcaatcctaaaggggactgctcccccagaaggagttgcacaaaaacccactgtccgaaaatggtatgcctacctaacaggagttgcagaaaatatgcaactaactgaaggacacactaagctTTCCAAATggcagatgcccataaacacagaccctttagcgttacaaccatttaaaccttcacccattctggatgcaccacccctcactgagggtacaccaacagaaaacatttggtttatagatgcttcagcaaaaagggtaaacggTAAacggcaatataaggctgttgcattacatattaccaccggcaaacaagtagtagaagaaggtgaaggcagcgcacaagtaggagaaataagagcagttgttttggcggcacagaatggagcaaaagtcatatatgtagactcttatgctgtgtgggccggtgccacacagtggctctgtcaatgggaaaccttgaattgggaagtaaacagacccccagtttggagaaacaaagactggcaattattactagatagagccaggaaaacacctttcaagatgggatgggtaaaagctcatgctaaagataatcaaccagccacaaagtggaatcaaaaggtagatgagctaaccaaaattaggaaaatcaccttaaatcctgagtggtatcgattgggagaatggttacatcaaagcctaggccacacaggtaaagaagcattttaatttgctgcacagagtaaaggctggcctataaataggaaaacttgtgaaactatccttacagaatgtccccagtgtagactgaaattacaagccgatcatcctgctaaagcaccacctttacctATCAATGAAGGGAAcgctttatggtctacatggcaaattgactatatcggaccattcaaatcctctgcaggatatcgatacatccttacaggagtggaagtagtctctggcttgctgatggcgactaaatgtcggaaagctgatgggcgaaatacagtgcgagggctatcagtttggttctcaaatctacctactcctgatgttatccagagtgataatggctcacccTTTctgtgtaaggaagtgcaagattaggcaaaacaagagggaattagatgggtatttcacaccccatactaccctcaatcaaatgggatggtagaaagagctaatggcttcttgaaaaggaatctcaaaccacaggaagctcaatgggataggagacttcccaaagtactccatcaattaaataatcgataggggcctactggaagccctgtaagccaagcgttctttgtaaaaactgagcttagcgctccacctactaggaaaagagaatatccaatgacattacagccaggacagcctgtgatggtcaatttaccatccatcggtactgtgcctacgactttaactaaacctcgtggcccacttgcctgggaagctactgagagcagtggtgcaaaacacagaattagttcacgatggatttttccttcttcttaatggggtaacctgtttggactgtccccaccgaaacaagtctctattttctcttacagcaccccaccggATGtcagacggaaatgctgtgttcatgttactattcccaACCCTAACAcactgttgatgttaatgcatgcttTGTaagggaacaacaaggatttatttgtgagagtaacaccatcaaagcccaagacatttgtcttgacactgaacaaaatgtttgtcattttgaaatatatcccgatgaagcccctgaaactgtccttgtatatattggaaaaggatgtgtttgtatgagaaccctttgtgattttataatcgtagataacattactgtagatacaagttatcactcaaatatttgtgttcgTAACTTTACCATACATTGAGCCGAGATTTATTGGCTACCCCCATCAggatgaatcttacattg from the Mycteria americana isolate JAX WOST 10 ecotype Jacksonville Zoo and Gardens unplaced genomic scaffold, USCA_MyAme_1.0 Scaffold_42, whole genome shotgun sequence genome contains:
- the LOC142403701 gene encoding uncharacterized protein LOC142403701; protein product: MNGAGTEMRRMLIQFPDFGERNTGLSFKFKIHIIEPSTTTATPPLTSAPTVKDKKTLSPQISALSPQSFKIGPYAIKHTGQQQVLFNPSWSLKRVALSTQISISAIKPTCSPFLSVPYAGRLAWLHGRALTSPKRSRRDVTGTLETGLGVLNSMDAEALANKISSATSNLHKLERSLRSSLSALGTNQWLLSDLLPQWERINEEDHQLIVNTLGAAQINVSLALSCIQAQLWVQSTVAAIVREGEEGTLPTEIQKVIWDNVTEFEKRFQSWCCLVNFTYDRSDTEATAFVLTIRNASVYTIYPIIALGLNRSGTVLCPLEHRVWNKWQTIDVDACVAWEHQGFICDRNTIKAQGICLDTEQRGCPFEIHPNETPETSQKSLTYSNIPFLLRHDYLQRQIISRTHSPYNSPVCPSANQTGGLWALQLRLRAVKEGAGPYKCEFGPSKGECSLDPENDWLDPKSEALHPENEALDMKQMRLCSLTEELHPKNEATVPENKALVPETEPLGPIKKALDSKKEAFDIQNVCLLLAYQLLSRQGQHKQLQKPDACSCPVTCLGSGDITSTYTSQVHVPAQPPTQPPMTSQAAAQARGPFITYHLLSCL